The Gemmatimonadaceae bacterium genome has a window encoding:
- a CDS encoding peptidylprolyl isomerase: protein MKRNVILATTLAATLGIAACDGFKEALTAHVDVVARAGTQELSVNRLADLLGNAKVPLRKDVANAVADIWISYQLLGYAAAHDDTLHDAKVADDAMWSMIAQEKSKAFYDKISKDWNKVDSASLPAKYAAGEMFAARHILLMSPRQGMTQKSRDSVRAELEKIRKTVTAANFADVAKAKSQDGSKANGGALGVFPPGAMVPEFENAVKALKPGEVSGIVESQFGFHLIKRQTYDEVSKEFAQAYGQIATQKAESVYMAAMEKGADLQVKSGASKTVKEVAQDVDSHREDKATLVTWKGGSLTAARLVQWMAAMPPQARIREQLMSAPDTAIPYFLKQIARNELVLHAADSAKTVPDSAAVGNIRGMFFGQVAGAMSELKVSPFFLKDSAKTVSEKERLAASRIDAYFDLLLAEKAQFVNVPEPVASALRKKYESRIVVAGIERALERAAKIRQVSDSTRAAQQPPSAVPMPGAEPAAPKPAAPTPAAPKPAEPAKKP from the coding sequence ATGAAGCGCAACGTCATCCTCGCCACCACCCTGGCCGCTACCCTTGGCATCGCCGCGTGCGACGGGTTCAAGGAAGCGCTGACCGCCCACGTGGACGTGGTCGCCCGCGCCGGCACGCAGGAACTGTCGGTCAACCGCCTCGCCGACCTGCTCGGCAACGCCAAGGTTCCGCTGCGCAAGGATGTCGCCAACGCCGTGGCCGACATCTGGATCTCGTACCAGCTGCTCGGCTACGCCGCCGCGCACGACGACACGCTGCACGACGCGAAGGTCGCCGACGACGCCATGTGGTCGATGATCGCGCAGGAGAAGTCGAAGGCGTTCTACGACAAGATCTCCAAGGACTGGAACAAGGTCGACAGCGCCTCGCTGCCGGCCAAGTACGCGGCCGGCGAGATGTTCGCGGCGCGCCATATCCTGCTCATGTCGCCCCGCCAGGGCATGACCCAGAAGTCGCGCGACTCGGTGCGCGCGGAGCTCGAGAAGATCCGCAAGACGGTCACCGCGGCGAACTTCGCCGACGTGGCCAAGGCCAAGTCGCAGGACGGCTCCAAGGCCAACGGCGGCGCGCTCGGTGTCTTCCCGCCGGGGGCGATGGTGCCGGAGTTCGAGAACGCGGTGAAGGCGCTGAAGCCGGGCGAAGTGTCGGGCATCGTCGAATCGCAGTTCGGCTTCCACCTCATCAAGCGCCAGACCTACGACGAAGTGTCCAAGGAGTTCGCGCAGGCGTACGGCCAGATTGCCACGCAGAAGGCCGAGAGCGTCTACATGGCGGCAATGGAGAAGGGAGCCGACCTGCAGGTGAAGTCGGGGGCGTCGAAGACGGTGAAGGAAGTCGCGCAGGACGTGGATTCGCACCGCGAGGACAAGGCGACGCTGGTCACGTGGAAGGGCGGCAGCCTGACGGCCGCGCGCCTGGTGCAGTGGATGGCCGCGATGCCGCCGCAGGCCCGCATTCGGGAGCAGCTGATGTCGGCGCCCGACACGGCGATCCCGTACTTCCTCAAGCAGATCGCGCGCAACGAACTCGTGCTGCACGCCGCGGACAGCGCCAAGACGGTCCCGGATTCGGCCGCCGTGGGCAACATCCGCGGCATGTTCTTCGGGCAGGTGGCGGGCGCGATGTCGGAACTCAAGGTCTCGCCGTTCTTCCTGAAGGACTCGGCCAAGACCGTCTCGGAGAAGGAGCGGCTTGCCGCGTCGCGCATCGATGCGTACTTCGACCTCCTCCTCGCCGAGAAGGCGCAGTTCGTGAACGTGCCGGAGCCGGTGGCCTCGGCGCTGCGCAAGAAGTACGAGTCCCGCATCGTGGTGGCGGGGATCGAGCGCGCGCTCGAGCGTGCCGCGAAGATCCGCCAGGTGAGCGACTCGACCCGGGCCGCCCAGCAGCCGCCGTCGGCGGTGCCGATGCCCGGCGCCGAACCGGCTGCGCCCAAGCCGGCCGCGCCCACGCCGGCCGCGCCCAAGCCGGCTGAACCCGCCAAGAAGCCGTAA
- a CDS encoding peptidylprolyl isomerase produces the protein MNLRAFFQVALLGGAVALPLRGQGVSAAPREFPVDRVVAVVGTKPIMWSEVQEFINYQRQQGAQVPTDSASFVAFARSIISDLVDQEVLIATAKGYKIAVTDAEVLQQVEGEMKKIRDQFKTEQEYRDALKGEGFGTVEELRRIRVDRAKRELFQQRAIDSLKAKGRMPSVAISEAEITEAFAHAKDRLPKRPATVTFRQIIVSPKPSAASRKATLAKMDSLRAEIAKGTEFEVVAKRESQDPGSKELGGDLGWARRGMMVPAFDQMMFSLNPNVVSPTVETVYGAHIIRVDRIRPAEVKARHILLRWSMDSSDVARAKLEADSVLAAWRKGASYDSLVTKHHDEAELRLMADPFPRDSLLPEYRQAMKDKKAGEFVGPFLIPNPQNGLSKVVVLQLTSAEDGGEMKLTDVRERIRAQLVQEKTARRILDQLRKEMYVSIRM, from the coding sequence GTGAACCTCCGGGCTTTCTTTCAAGTGGCGCTGCTGGGTGGCGCCGTCGCCCTCCCCCTCCGGGGGCAGGGCGTCAGCGCCGCGCCGCGCGAGTTCCCTGTCGATCGCGTCGTCGCGGTGGTGGGCACCAAGCCCATCATGTGGAGCGAGGTGCAGGAGTTCATCAACTACCAGCGCCAGCAGGGGGCGCAGGTCCCCACCGACTCGGCATCGTTCGTCGCGTTCGCGCGCTCGATCATCAGCGACCTCGTGGACCAGGAAGTGCTGATCGCCACCGCCAAGGGATACAAGATCGCGGTGACGGACGCCGAGGTGCTGCAGCAGGTCGAAGGCGAGATGAAGAAGATCCGCGACCAGTTCAAGACCGAGCAGGAGTACCGCGACGCGCTGAAGGGCGAAGGGTTCGGTACGGTCGAGGAACTGCGCCGGATTCGCGTGGACCGTGCCAAGCGCGAGCTCTTCCAGCAGCGCGCCATCGACTCGCTGAAGGCCAAGGGGCGCATGCCGTCGGTCGCCATCTCCGAGGCCGAAATCACCGAGGCGTTCGCGCATGCCAAGGACCGCCTGCCCAAGCGGCCCGCCACGGTCACGTTCCGCCAGATCATCGTGAGTCCGAAGCCCTCGGCCGCCAGCCGCAAGGCGACGCTGGCGAAGATGGATTCGTTGCGGGCCGAGATCGCCAAGGGGACGGAGTTCGAGGTGGTCGCCAAGCGCGAGTCGCAGGATCCGGGCTCCAAGGAGCTGGGCGGCGACCTCGGCTGGGCGCGGCGCGGGATGATGGTGCCCGCCTTCGACCAGATGATGTTCTCCCTCAACCCGAACGTCGTCAGCCCGACGGTGGAGACGGTGTACGGCGCCCACATCATCCGCGTCGATCGCATACGGCCGGCCGAGGTGAAGGCGCGCCACATCCTGCTGCGCTGGAGCATGGACTCCAGTGACGTGGCGCGCGCGAAGCTCGAGGCCGATTCGGTGCTGGCCGCCTGGAGGAAAGGCGCGTCGTACGATTCGCTCGTCACCAAGCATCACGACGAGGCGGAGTTGCGCCTGATGGCCGATCCGTTCCCGCGCGACTCGCTGCTGCCGGAGTACCGCCAGGCGATGAAGGACAAAAAGGCCGGCGAATTCGTCGGACCGTTCCTGATCCCGAATCCGCAGAATGGCCTCAGCAAGGTGGTTGTGCTGCAGCTGACGTCGGCCGAGGACGGCGGTGAGATGAAGCTCACGGATGTGCGGGAGCGCATCCGCGCCCAGCTGGTGCAGGAGAAGACGGCGCGCCGCATTCTCGACCAGCTGCGCAAAGAGATGTACGTCTCCATCCGAATGTGA
- the pdxA gene encoding 4-hydroxythreonine-4-phosphate dehydrogenase PdxA has translation MTLPTLAITLGDPRGIGAEIVRKALADPRVAGACRWVVVGPSGLDCPVDDVIGEWHPRQSDANAGRLAGKAIARGVALCQARATDALVTAPIDKRALLAGGYAYPGHTEMLAALTGRDVAMMLASDRLRVVLATTHVPLRDVPSLLTAEVIARTARVTREGLRSAFGIAAPRIALCALNPHAGDGGRFGREDTDLLGPAATANDLMGPFPADTVFVRAMRGEFDAVIAPYHDVGMTAIKVASFGSAVNVTLGLPFPRTSPDHGTALDIAGQDKADPSSMIEAILLAARLARQ, from the coding sequence GTGACGCTGCCGACGCTGGCCATCACGCTGGGCGACCCGCGCGGTATCGGCGCGGAGATCGTGCGCAAGGCGCTCGCCGACCCCCGGGTGGCGGGCGCTTGCCGTTGGGTGGTGGTGGGGCCGTCAGGACTCGACTGCCCGGTCGATGACGTGATCGGCGAGTGGCATCCGCGGCAGAGCGACGCCAACGCCGGGCGGCTGGCGGGAAAGGCCATCGCGCGCGGCGTGGCGCTGTGCCAGGCGCGCGCAACGGATGCGCTGGTGACGGCGCCCATCGACAAACGCGCGCTGCTCGCCGGCGGCTATGCGTACCCCGGCCACACCGAGATGCTGGCCGCACTCACCGGGCGCGACGTGGCGATGATGCTGGCCAGCGATCGGCTGCGCGTGGTGCTCGCCACGACCCACGTGCCGCTGCGCGACGTTCCGTCGCTGCTGACGGCCGAGGTGATTGCGCGGACGGCGCGCGTGACGCGCGAGGGCTTGCGCTCGGCGTTCGGGATCGCGGCGCCGCGCATCGCGCTCTGCGCGCTGAACCCGCACGCCGGCGACGGCGGGCGCTTCGGCCGGGAGGACACCGACCTGCTGGGTCCGGCCGCGACGGCCAATGACCTGATGGGCCCGTTCCCCGCCGACACCGTCTTCGTCCGCGCGATGCGCGGTGAGTTCGACGCCGTGATCGCGCCGTACCACGATGTGGGGATGACGGCCATCAAGGTCGCCTCATTCGGGTCGGCGGTGAACGTCACGCTCGGGCTGCCGTTCCCGCGCACCTCGCCCGACCACGGCACCGCGCTCGACATCGCGGGGCAGGACAAGGCCGATCCGTCGTCGATGATCGAGGCCATCCTGCTCGCGGCGCGGCTCGCACGGCAGTAG